The following proteins come from a genomic window of Lolium rigidum isolate FL_2022 chromosome 5, APGP_CSIRO_Lrig_0.1, whole genome shotgun sequence:
- the LOC124657640 gene encoding germin-like protein 9-1, with protein MAWPSLALVVLLAVSIFVTDASDPDILTDFIVPPGTNMSLLDGAFFTYTDLNSSNAADPAKFTATKATAVEFPALLGQSVSYAALVFGAGTLNPPHIHPRASELLYVVQGPLMVGLVDEVAGKVYTQTLQTGDMFVFPKGMVHFQYNAGTELARAFSTFGGASPGTVSLPGAIFESGIDDNVLQKSFHVDQATVETLKHDLAPAAPGPVAPPPSTAAPGLSTRSAALAALVGLGAAFWL; from the coding sequence ATGGCGTGGCCGTCTTTGGCTTTGGTCGTTCTGCTCGCCGTGTCCATCTTCGTCACTGACGCCAGCGACCCGGACATCCTGACGGACTTCATCGTGCCCCCGGGCACCAACATGTCCCTCCTAGACGGCGCCTTCTTCACCTACACCGACCTCAACTCCAGCAACGCCGCCGACCCGGCCAAGTTCACGGCCACCAAGGCGACCGCCGTGGAGTTCCCGGCGCTGCTCGGACAGTCCGTCTCCTACGCTGCCCTCGTCTTCGGCGCCGGCACCCTCAACCCGCCGCACATCCATCCGAGGGCGTCGGAGCTGCTGTACGTGGTGCAGGGCCCACTAATGGTGGGGCTCGTCGATGAGGTGGCCGGCAAGGTGTACACGCAGACGCTGCAGACCGGCGACATGTTCGTGTTCCCCAAGGGAATGGTGCACTTCCAGTACAACGCCGGCACCGAGTTGGCGCGCGCATTCTCCACCTTCGGGGGCGCCAGCCCAGGAACCGTCTCGCTACCAGGCGCCATCTTCGAGTCTGGCATCGACGATAACGTCCTCCAGAAGTCCTTCCATGTCGACCAGGCCACTGTTGAGACGCTCAAGCATGACCTGGCGCCTGCTGCCCCTGGGCCGGTGGCGCCACCGCCCTCCACGGCGGCACCAGGGCTCTCCACTCGctcggcggcgctcgcggcgcttGTTGGCTTAGGCGCCGCCTTCTGGTTGTGA